The window CCCCGTAGAGCCTGGCCTGCTCCTCCTGCCAGAGGCGGTGGAACTCCTCGGGGGCCAGGGCGGCCTCTTTCCGGGCCTCGAGGCTCCTCCTTTCAAAGAAGGTGTACATCACCTGGCGGAAGAGGGTGCCGATGGCGTCCTCCACCCGCTCGGCGAGGAGGAGGGTCCGTTCCTCCTCAGGAAGCCTTTCCAGAAGGAGGTCGTCCAGGAGGATCTCCGCGAAGACGCTGGCCGTCTCCGCGAGGGGGGTGGAGGCCCCGAAGTTCAGGAGGCGCTGCTTCCTCGCCAGGTAGAAGTGCACCCCGTGCCCGAGCTCGTGGGCCAGGGTGTGGGCGCTGTCCAGATCGTCCGTGTGGTTCAGCAGGACGTAGGGGTGGGTGGAGGGGAGCCCCCCGCTGCAGAAGGCCCCGCCCCGCTTGCCCGGCCGGGGGTAGACGTCAATCCAGCGCCCCTCAAAGAAGCGCTCCGCGATGGCCGCCATCTCGGGGCTGAAGCGGCGGAAGGCCTCGAGGACCAGCGCCCTCGCCTCCTCAAAGGGCACCTTGGGCTTCTCCCCAAGGGGGGCGAGGAGGTCCTCGCTCGGGGTCTTCGCCTGCCCTAGGCGCTTCGCCTTCCAGAGGTAGTAGCGCTCCACCAGGGGATAGTGGGCCTCCGTGGCCTCCAGGAGAGCCTCGATGTCCTTCACCTCCACCTCGTCCCTGAGGGCCACGGGCTCCAGAGGGTGGCGGTAGCCCCTAAGGCGCAGGTCCTGGAGGTAGTCCAGGTAGACCGCGTTGAACACGGAGGCCAGGGTGGGGGCCTCCTCCAGGAGCTTCCCATAAAGGGCCCGGTGGGCCTCCCGCCGGAGGGCGGGGTCGGGGTCCCGCCTCAGGGCCCGCACCTCCATCTCCGTGCGCTCCTTCCCCCCCACCAGGAAGCGGAAGCGGCCCGTGTACTCCGTGTAGAACTGGCTCCAGGCGGAGCGCCCCACGAGGCCTTTCAGGTTCAAAAGCTCCTCCTCCCGCTCCGAAAGGGTGTGGGGGGCGTAGGCCCGCTGCCTTTCCAGGAAGTGGCGGAGGTCGGAAAGGCCCTCGTATTCCACAAGGCGCCGGAAGGCCTCCTCGGGAAGCTTCCTTAAGGCCACCTCCAGGGGGACGAGGCGGTTACGCACCTCGGTGTAGCGGCTCCGCACCCGGTCCAAAAGGGCCTTGGCCGTGGGGTCCTGGGTGCGGGTGGCGAAGTAGAGGCTTGCGTAGTTCAGGGGCTTGTAGGCCTTCTCCAGGGCCTCCTCGTAGCGGCGGAAGAGGGCTTCCGCCCGAAGAGGGTCTTCCAGGTCCTTGGGGTCAAGCTCCCCGGCGAGGGCCAAGGCGGCCTCGAGGTCCTCCCATAGCCTGGGGTCCTCGGGGCCTCCGTAGAGGTCGGAAAGGTCCCATTCCACGGCGCCCAGTATACTGGGGGGTGGCGCCTTTTTCCGGGAAGGTCCCGGCCCAACAAGGGAAGCGACCATGAACGCCGCGCTGGTCATCTACCGCCAAAAACCCGCCCTGGCCTGGGAGAAGGAGGGGCGGCTGGAGCTCCTCCTCCCCACGGGGGAGCGGGTGAAGGTGCGCCCCAAGGACGTCCTCCTCCTCCACCCGGGGCCCGCGAGCCTGGACCTAAGGGTCCCGGAAGGGGAGGAGGAGGCGGCCTGGGAGCTCCTAAAGGGGGAGCGGGTTTCCCTAAGGGAACTCGCCGAGCTCGTCTACGGGGCCTACACCCCCGAGGCGGCCTACGGGGCCTACCTCCTGGCCCAAAGGGGGGAGCGCTTCGTCCTGGAAGGGGAGGGGGTGAGGGCCCGCACGGAGGAGGAGGTTGCCGCCCTCCTCCGGGCGCGGGAGGAAAAGGAGGCCCGGGAGCGGGCCTTCCGGGAAGGGGTGGAGCGGCTTAGAAAGGGCACCCCTTTGCCGGAGGACCGCCCCCTCCTCCAGGAGGTGGAGGCTTTCGCTTTAGGGG of the Thermus oshimai DSM 12092 genome contains:
- a CDS encoding M3 family oligoendopeptidase, translated to MEWDLSDLYGGPEDPRLWEDLEAALALAGELDPKDLEDPLRAEALFRRYEEALEKAYKPLNYASLYFATRTQDPTAKALLDRVRSRYTEVRNRLVPLEVALRKLPEEAFRRLVEYEGLSDLRHFLERQRAYAPHTLSEREEELLNLKGLVGRSAWSQFYTEYTGRFRFLVGGKERTEMEVRALRRDPDPALRREAHRALYGKLLEEAPTLASVFNAVYLDYLQDLRLRGYRHPLEPVALRDEVEVKDIEALLEATEAHYPLVERYYLWKAKRLGQAKTPSEDLLAPLGEKPKVPFEEARALVLEAFRRFSPEMAAIAERFFEGRWIDVYPRPGKRGGAFCSGGLPSTHPYVLLNHTDDLDSAHTLAHELGHGVHFYLARKQRLLNFGASTPLAETASVFAEILLDDLLLERLPEEERTLLLAERVEDAIGTLFRQVMYTFFERRSLEARKEAALAPEEFHRLWQEEQARLYGAGVAWTELDRSAWAGIPHFVHYRFYTYSYALGYLVVLALYGRYREEGAAFVPKYLKVLEAGESLGPKEILAQAGVELGSEAFFRYGFGVLEAWLKALP